The Mytilus trossulus isolate FHL-02 chromosome 3, PNRI_Mtr1.1.1.hap1, whole genome shotgun sequence genome contains a region encoding:
- the LOC134710456 gene encoding apolipophorins-like, producing the protein MGLKLLIVCALVVLNQAAKLPKSQTATCSRQCTESKKFGYETGKTYDYDYTSKVSTTIQGASEDKAGIDMAAKVHIEVQSKCDLVLKVSDVVLTESDPKSPNTRRNADVTGEFKKSLEQNPLMFSFQDGRVDELCPSNDEQTWALNIKRAIISAFQNSMDDFSQEQKTKEMDVTGSCDVNYSLASNGWYTMTIKKTKDTLGCVDRHGYKTAMQGTPYRVPSEIQSMPLVKSTHECQQGISKTGILQSSSCEEQHVLRPFSRESSGAVTETKQTLKYITESQSRSTKVSTEKRTTLAFEHAFDNSNSANAQKEVLNKLTDFCELSKDAVKVSTAKQFTELVRLMKTLDSDSMESVHKKVHSGKVCPKNTKVRKFFLDAIPMVGTKASLKMMTHLINTDEVTGAEADMWMTSLSFIQHPTKDMLLELKPLLTNTKNGQAMLAVSSLVYTYCKTSSCANDIDMVNLVASLEDKIGVGCYADKNNVNNIIRALRAFGNAGFSSSITMVNSCLTRKENPTEVRLAAAQAFRRMACDANRNELMTIYLNRDEDSEIRIAAYLGLMTCPSKSILNRIQTTLESEEVNQVGSFVWTHLTNLMETSSPLKQSIKSILSNDILKKEFNLEKMKYSRNYEASFFLEKMNTGAAIDSNLIWSSKSFLPRSAMTNLTVDLFGHSVNLFEFGGRVEGLEYFLESYFGPEGYFGKSKDVVKQSVKGISNKAMDKLNEEFGSTMEEFKGSMYLRIFGNELQYINTDDIKSLIEGQNFNILDFIINLAKEQDYSFTQSFMFLDTSIIIPTMSGFPLNISLDGSATIDVQASGKMDLRQIQSNPMTVSIDGKIRPSAALEVTSLMSVDAFVTKAGMKMVSSVNSASAVEGHLEIKGGQLFSAEWKTPDAKTEIFEAKTSFFTVHRDETREQKMVTQNRQTKKLCTGDDIAHVTGLELCGEISYPNASLKADSPYFPLTGPLTAGVTLYKRDSHNGYKMEYKFGKTKSLVIANVGFNTPGSKVDREMRLGFNLNMKKHDIEMMMLSPWKKATFNGAVDTKQRQLNGKLLIDQSEYSVNAALASQKKSSKMIYTPSVEIVIPKKDNIKLDGTIEYLAGTTLDSAFTIRGVSKEPINMRLNMLNKKVIKSIKGSFTMDKKEEYSFETRMQTLLKPQRNC; encoded by the exons ATGGGGCTAAAGTTACTTATAGTATGTGCCCTTGTGGTACTTAATCAAGCAG CTAAACTACCTAAATCACAGACTGCTACATGTTCAAGACAATGTACAG aatCGAAAAAATTTGGATACGAAACCGGAAAGACATACGACTATGACTACACATCAAAGGTGTCAACGACAATACAAGGGGCTTCCGAAGATAAAGCGGGAATTGACATGGCTGCAAAAGTTCACATCGAGGTTCAGTCAAAATGCGATCTTGTGCTTAAG GTTTCTGATGTAGTACTTACTGAATCAGACCCTAAATCACCAAACACAAGACGCAATGCTGACGTCACAGGCGAATTCAAGAAAAGTCTTGAACAGAACCCATTGATGTTCTCCTTCCAAGATGGCCGTGTTGATGAACTATGTCCTTCTAACGACGAACAGACATGGGCTCTTAATATCAAACGAGCAATCATCTCTGCTTTCCAGAACTCTATGGATGATTTCAGTCAAGAACAGAAAACCAAAGAG ATGGATGTAACCGGAAGTTGTGATGTAAATTACTCTCTGGCTTCCAATGGGTGGTACACAATGACAATCAAGAAGACAAAAGACACATTAGGATGTGTAGATCGTCATGGTTACAAAACAGCCATGCAAGGAACACCATATAGAGTACCATCT GAAATCCAGTCAATGCCATTGGTTAAAAGCACTCACGAATGTCAACAGGGAATCAGTAAAACTGGTATCCTTCAGAGCAGCAGTTGTGAGGAACAACATGTTCTCCGACCATTCTCCAGAGAATCCAGTGGAGCTGTTACagaaacaaaacagacattGAAATATATTACAGAGAGTCAAAGCAGATCTACAAAAG TGTCTACTGAAAAGAGAACAACACTGGCATTTGAGCATGCTTTTGACAACTCCAATTCTGCAAACGCACAGAAGGAGGTTCTGAACAAACTGACAGATTTTTGCGAATTATCTAAAGATGCCGTGAAAGTATCCACAGCCAAACAATTTACTGAGCTTGTCAGACTTATGAAAACGTTAGACAGTGATAGCATGGAAAGTGTCCACAAGAAAGTACATTCAGGAAAAGTATGTCCAAAGAATACAAAAGTcag GAAATTCTTCCTTGACGCCATTCCAATGGTTGGAACTAAAGCTTCTTTGAAAATGATGACACATTTGATTAATACCGACGAAGTTACCGGAGCTGAAGCTGATATGTGGATGACAAGTCTATCTTTTATTCAACATCCAACAAAAGACATGCTATTGGAACTGAAG CCTTTGTTGACTAACACAAAGAACGGACAAGCCATGCTTGCAGTTTCATCCCTTGTGTACACCTACTGTAAAACATCTTCCTGTGCTAACGACATTGATATGGTAAACCTTGTTGCCAGCTTAGAAGACAAGATAGGTGTTGGATGCTATGCAGACAAGAACAATGTTAACAAC ATTATCCGTGCCTTACGTGCCTTTGGAAATGCTGGTTTCTCTAGCAGTATCACAATGGTAAACAGTTGTTTGACGAGAAAAGAAAACCCGACAGAGGTTCGCCTTGCTGCAGCTCAAGCCTTCCGCCGAATGGCATGTGATGCAAAC agAAACGAGTTGATGACCATTTACTTGAATCGCGATGAGGATTCCGAAATAAGAATTGCTGCTTACCTAGGACTGATGACATGTCCTTCAAAGTCTATCCTCAACAGAATTCAGACAACACTGGAATCAGAAGAAGTAAATCAAGTTGGCTCCTTCGTCTGGACTCACCTTACAAATCTAATGGAAACATCAAGTCCACTGAAACAAAGCATCAAATCAATTTTATCTAATGACATACTGAAGAAAGAATTCAACTTAGAAAAAATGAAGTATTCCAGAAACTATGAAGCTTCATTTTTCCTAGAAAAGATGAACACAGGTGCAGCAATTGACAGCAATCTCATTTGGTCTTCTAAGTCTTTCCTTCCAAGATCAGCCATGACTAACCTCACCGTTGACCTTTTTGGTCACTCTGTCAACCTGTTTGAGTTTGGAGGAAGAGTAGAGGGACTAGAGTATTTCCTAGAATCATACTTTGGACCTGAAGGATATTTTGGCAAGTCAAAGGATGTTGTCAAACAATCTGTAAAAGGAATTAGCAACAAAGCAATGGATAAACTGAATGAAGAG TTTGGATCAACAATGGAAGAGTTCAAAGGAAGCATGTATTTGAGAATATTTGGCAATGAATTACAGTACATCAACACCGACGATATCAAAAGTCTGATTGAAGGACAAAACTTCAACATTCTGGATTTCATCATCAATCTGGCCAAAGAGCAAGACTATTCTTTCACACAGAGCTTCATGTTTCTAGATACCAGTATCATAATTCCAACAATGTCTGGTTTCCCACTTAACATCAGTTTAGACGGAAGTGCTACAATTGACGTTCAAGCTTCCGGTAAAATGGACCTTAGACAAATTCAGTCAAATCCCATGACAGTTTCCATCGATGGAAAAATTCGACCAAG TGCTGCTTTGGAAGTGACAAGTCTAATGAGTGTTGATGCCTTCGTAACTAAAGCTGGAATGAAAATGGTATCTTCAGTGAACTCTGCCTCTGCTGTTGAAGGTCATCTGGAAATAAAAGGTGGACAACTCTTTAGTGCAGAATGGAAGACACCAGATGCAAAGACAGAAATATTTGAAGCAAA AACTTCATTCTTTACTGTTCATCGTGATGAGACCCGTGAACAAAAGATGGTAAcacaaaacagacaaacaaagaAACTATGTACTGGTGATGACATTGCACACGTGACTGGACTTGAACTATGTGGTGAAATTTCCTACCCTAATGCTTCTCTAAAGGCTGATTCTCCATATTTCCCCTTAACTGGACCATTGACAGCTGGTGTTACACTCTACAAGAGAGACAGCCATAATGGTTACAAAATGGAGTATAAATTTGGAAAG acaaaatCTTTAGTGATTGCCAATGTAGGATTTAACACACCAGGGTCAAAGGTTGATAGAGAAATGAGACTCGGTTTCAATCTGAATATGAAGAAACATGATATTGAAATGATGATGCTGTCACCATGGAAAAAGGCAACCTTCAATG GAGCTGTCGATACCAAACAACGACAATTAAATGGTAAATTACTTATTGACCAATCAGAATACTCAGTCAATGCAGCTTTAGCTAGTCAGAAGAAGTCTTCTAAAATGATATATACACCATCTGTAGAAATAGTCATACCAAAGAAGGATAACATTAAACTTGATGGAACTATTGAATATTTGGCGGGAACAACTTTGGATTCTGCATTTACCATTCGTGGAGTTTCAAAAGAACCAATCAACATGAGAT TGAACATGCTAAACAAGAAGGTTATAAAATCAATCAAGGGCAGTTTTACAATGGacaaaaaagaagaatataGTTTCGAGACCAGAATGCAGACACTA TTAAAACCCCAGCGAAACTGTTGA